A DNA window from Chelativorans sp. AA-79 contains the following coding sequences:
- the betC gene encoding choline-sulfatase, with the protein MKRPNILILMADQLNGTLFPDGPAPFLHAPNLAALAARSARFANAYTASPLCAPGRASFMSGQLPSRTRVYDNAAEFASDIPTYAHHLRRAGYHTCLSGKMHFVGPDQLHGYEERLTTDIYPADFGWTPDYTRPGERIDWWYHNLGSVKGAGVAEITNQLEYDDEVAYHAAHKLYDLARGRDPRPWCLTVSFTHPHDPYVARRRFWDLYEDCSALDPAVPAIPFEEQDAHSKRLMLASDHAAYEITPEDVRRSRRGYFASISYIDEKIGEILGVLERTRQAENTIVVFLADHGDMLGERGMWFKMSFFEGSARVPLMIAAPGLPAGRVDTPVSTLDVVPTLAEIAGVDLAEVLPWTDGESLVDVASGARRRAPVPMEYAAEGSHAPLVALRDGRFKLVLCELDPPQLFDLDADPHELSNLAARADHADTLAAMVEMAAARWDLKRFDAEVRASQARRRVTYEALRNGAYYPWDYQPLQRASERYMRNHMDLNVLEEEKRFPRGE; encoded by the coding sequence ATGAAGCGCCCGAACATCCTCATCCTCATGGCCGACCAGCTCAACGGAACCCTCTTTCCGGACGGCCCGGCTCCGTTCCTGCATGCGCCCAACCTCGCCGCACTCGCCGCGCGATCGGCCCGCTTCGCCAATGCCTATACGGCGAGCCCGCTCTGCGCCCCCGGCCGTGCGTCCTTCATGTCCGGACAACTGCCGAGCCGTACGCGCGTCTACGACAACGCCGCCGAATTCGCCTCCGACATCCCCACCTACGCGCATCATCTGCGCCGGGCCGGCTATCACACCTGCCTCTCCGGCAAGATGCATTTCGTCGGGCCGGATCAGCTCCACGGTTATGAGGAACGGCTGACGACGGACATCTATCCCGCGGATTTCGGCTGGACGCCCGACTACACCCGCCCCGGCGAGCGCATCGACTGGTGGTATCACAATCTGGGTTCCGTGAAGGGTGCCGGCGTCGCCGAGATCACCAACCAGCTCGAATATGACGACGAGGTCGCCTATCACGCCGCGCACAAGCTCTATGACCTGGCACGCGGGCGCGACCCGCGCCCCTGGTGCCTGACGGTGAGTTTCACGCATCCCCACGATCCCTACGTGGCGCGCCGCCGCTTCTGGGATCTGTACGAGGATTGCTCCGCGCTCGATCCCGCCGTTCCCGCCATCCCCTTCGAGGAGCAGGATGCGCATTCGAAGCGGCTGATGCTCGCCAGCGACCATGCCGCCTACGAGATCACGCCGGAGGACGTCCGCCGCTCCCGCCGGGGCTACTTCGCCAGCATCTCCTATATCGACGAGAAGATCGGCGAGATCCTCGGCGTGCTGGAGCGTACGCGCCAGGCGGAGAACACCATCGTCGTCTTCCTCGCCGACCACGGCGACATGCTCGGCGAGCGCGGCATGTGGTTCAAGATGAGCTTCTTCGAGGGCTCCGCCCGCGTGCCGCTGATGATCGCCGCGCCCGGCCTGCCGGCGGGGCGGGTGGACACGCCGGTCTCGACGCTCGACGTCGTGCCCACACTTGCCGAGATTGCCGGCGTCGACCTTGCCGAGGTGCTTCCCTGGACCGACGGCGAGAGCCTGGTGGATGTCGCGTCCGGTGCCCGCCGCCGCGCGCCGGTGCCGATGGAATACGCGGCAGAAGGCTCCCATGCGCCCCTGGTCGCGCTCCGGGACGGACGCTTCAAGCTCGTGCTCTGCGAGCTCGATCCGCCCCAGCTTTTCGATCTCGATGCGGACCCGCACGAGCTTTCCAACCTCGCCGCACGGGCCGACCATGCCGACACGCTCGCCGCGATGGTGGAGATGGCGGCGGCGCGCTGGGACCTGAAGCGGTTCGATGCCGAGGTCCGCGCGAGCCAGGCGCGCCGGCGCGTCACCTATGAGGCGCTGCGCAACGGCGCCTACTACCCGTGGGACTACCAGCCGCTGCAGCGCGCCTCCGAGCGCTACATGCGCAACCACATGGACCTCAACGTGCTGGAGGAAGAGAAGCGCTTTCCGCGCGGCGAGTAA
- a CDS encoding FAD-containing oxidoreductase: MKAKAFDAIVIGTGQAGTPLAGRLSATGMKVALIERHLVGGTCVNTGCTPTKAMVASAYAAHMARRAGDYGVRLGGDVTVDMKAVKARKDAIAGKSRSNLESWIGGMENCTLLRGHARFESARTVRVGDDLLSAERIFINVGGRAAVPNLPGIHEIDYLTNSTIMELDHLPRHLVVIGGSYVGLEFAQMYRRFGSEVTVVEKGPRLISREDEDVSDAIRKILEGEGIRIRLSAECISFKPHEHGVTVGLDCSSGDRSVIGTHVLLAVGRQANADDLGLDKAGVETDSRGHVTVDDQLRTNVAGIWALGDCNGRGAFTHTSYNDFEIVAANLLDDDPRRVSDRIEAYALYTDPPLGRAGMTEAAVRKSGRRALVGMRPMTRVSRAVEKGEAQGSMKILVDAESDEILGCSVLGPGGDEAVHCVLDLMYAKAPARTLRRAVHIHPNVSELLPTIAQELKPL; the protein is encoded by the coding sequence ATGAAAGCGAAAGCGTTCGATGCCATCGTCATAGGGACGGGACAGGCCGGAACGCCGCTCGCAGGCCGCCTGAGCGCGACCGGCATGAAGGTGGCGCTGATCGAGCGGCATCTCGTCGGCGGCACCTGCGTCAACACCGGCTGCACGCCGACCAAGGCGATGGTGGCGAGCGCCTATGCCGCTCACATGGCCCGGCGTGCAGGCGACTACGGAGTGCGGCTCGGCGGCGACGTGACGGTGGACATGAAGGCGGTCAAAGCGCGCAAGGACGCGATCGCCGGAAAATCGCGCAGCAATCTTGAAAGCTGGATCGGCGGCATGGAGAACTGCACCTTGCTGCGCGGCCATGCACGCTTCGAATCGGCGCGGACGGTGCGCGTCGGCGACGATCTCCTCTCTGCGGAACGCATCTTCATCAATGTCGGCGGCCGCGCCGCCGTCCCCAACCTGCCCGGCATCCACGAGATCGATTACCTCACCAATTCGACGATCATGGAGCTGGATCACCTGCCCCGTCATCTGGTCGTGATCGGCGGCAGTTATGTCGGACTGGAATTCGCGCAGATGTACCGCCGCTTCGGCAGCGAGGTGACGGTCGTCGAAAAAGGTCCGCGCCTGATCAGCCGCGAGGACGAGGACGTCTCCGACGCCATCCGGAAGATCCTCGAAGGCGAAGGCATCCGCATCCGGCTTTCAGCCGAGTGCATCAGCTTCAAGCCCCATGAGCACGGGGTCACCGTCGGCCTCGATTGTTCGAGCGGTGACCGCTCGGTCATCGGCACGCATGTGCTTCTGGCGGTCGGCCGGCAAGCCAACGCCGACGATCTCGGCCTGGATAAGGCCGGTGTGGAAACGGACTCGCGCGGCCACGTGACCGTCGACGACCAGCTGAGAACGAATGTGGCCGGCATCTGGGCGCTGGGCGACTGCAACGGCAGGGGTGCCTTCACGCACACTTCCTACAATGACTTCGAGATCGTCGCGGCCAATCTCCTCGACGACGATCCGCGCCGCGTGAGCGATCGCATCGAGGCCTACGCGCTTTATACGGACCCGCCGCTCGGCCGCGCCGGAATGACGGAAGCCGCGGTGCGCAAGTCCGGCCGGCGTGCGCTCGTCGGCATGCGCCCCATGACGCGGGTGAGCCGGGCGGTGGAAAAGGGCGAGGCCCAGGGCTCCATGAAAATCCTGGTCGACGCGGAGAGCGACGAGATTCTCGGCTGCTCCGTGCTCGGCCCCGGCGGTGACGAGGCCGTCCATTGCGTGCTCGACCTGATGTATGCGAAGGCGCCGGCGCGAACACTGCGCCGGGCGGTGCACATCCACCCCAACGTATCGGAGCTGCTGCCGACGATCGCACAGGAGTTGAAGCCGTTGTGA
- a CDS encoding 2-dehydro-3-deoxygalactonokinase: MPEKQEDAHAIVVDWGTTSLRAYLVTRDGVVLAEKKTGSGGIQFIADGRFEESLVGAIGGWLESAGKLPVIALGMVTSRNGWVEVPYVPCPANVAALARGTMRRLLPNGSDLIFLPGLTDPRGTPFPDVMRGEETQIVGFGLSTDITLVLPGTHSKWARVESGEIASFQTFVTGELYALLTRHSFIARSAGAAPEGPPDWNAFDRGAALAAERQPPTLLSELFSARTGMLAGRLKAQEIRDYVSGLIIAHEFAEAREQGWFKAGDTIGIVGNDGLNERYVRVAPLFGLAAVHGPDDAALLGALAISTCA, encoded by the coding sequence ATGCCCGAGAAGCAGGAAGATGCCCACGCCATCGTCGTCGACTGGGGGACCACGTCGCTGCGCGCCTATCTGGTGACGCGCGACGGCGTCGTGCTGGCGGAGAAGAAGACCGGGAGCGGCGGCATCCAGTTCATTGCGGACGGGCGTTTCGAGGAAAGCCTGGTGGGGGCGATCGGCGGCTGGCTGGAGAGCGCCGGGAAACTTCCCGTCATCGCGCTGGGCATGGTGACGAGCCGCAACGGCTGGGTGGAGGTGCCCTATGTGCCCTGCCCGGCGAACGTCGCGGCCCTCGCCAGGGGCACGATGCGCCGCCTGCTCCCCAACGGCTCGGACCTGATCTTCCTGCCCGGCCTCACCGACCCGCGGGGCACACCCTTTCCCGATGTGATGCGCGGCGAGGAAACGCAGATCGTGGGCTTTGGGCTGAGCACGGACATCACGCTCGTGCTGCCTGGCACCCATAGCAAATGGGCGCGCGTGGAAAGCGGTGAGATCGCCTCGTTCCAGACTTTCGTCACCGGTGAGCTCTATGCGCTGCTGACCAGGCATTCCTTCATCGCCAGGAGCGCGGGAGCGGCCCCGGAAGGCCCGCCGGACTGGAACGCGTTCGACCGCGGGGCGGCACTCGCCGCGGAGAGGCAGCCGCCGACCCTTCTCTCCGAACTCTTCTCCGCCCGCACGGGCATGCTCGCAGGCAGGCTGAAGGCGCAGGAGATCCGCGACTATGTCTCAGGGCTCATTATCGCGCACGAATTCGCGGAGGCACGCGAGCAGGGCTGGTTCAAAGCCGGCGATACGATCGGCATTGTCGGGAATGACGGGCTGAACGAGCGCTACGTTCGTGTGGCGCCGCTCTTCGGCCTCGCCGCCGTTCACGGGCCGGACGACGCGGCCCTGCTCGGCGCGCTTGCGATCTCCACCTGCGCTTGA
- a CDS encoding dihydrodipicolinate synthase family protein: MHQDLSGILPVLPTPFTEEGGVDAAAMRRILRFALDAGVDGVVFPGFASEVETLSAGERETLLRVCVEEVGDTVPIVAGASAPTAEEVIGHGRQAVSMGVRHLMIQPPKTLGSSAEAVAGFMGEVSRGLPEARIILQNAPAPRGSDLSPETILAVVGQIPAITYVKEETLPAGPAISRMLEDAPSHLAGVIGGGGARYILDEYARGACAAMPALEIAAHHVALDRAYRSGDRELAREIYVRTLPLLALQAVYRMRLTKHVLMRRGVCENTIVRAPTPELDAQAIADIDACLAEIDALALPTGAASRMAGAIG, from the coding sequence ATGCATCAAGACCTGAGCGGGATCCTGCCGGTGCTTCCCACGCCCTTTACGGAAGAGGGCGGGGTTGACGCCGCTGCCATGCGTCGCATCCTGCGCTTCGCGCTTGATGCGGGCGTTGACGGCGTGGTGTTTCCCGGCTTTGCCAGCGAGGTCGAGACGCTGTCGGCGGGCGAACGCGAAACCTTGCTGCGGGTCTGTGTGGAGGAAGTGGGAGACACCGTGCCGATCGTGGCGGGCGCCAGCGCGCCGACCGCCGAAGAGGTGATCGGCCACGGCCGTCAGGCGGTCTCGATGGGTGTGCGGCATCTGATGATCCAGCCCCCGAAGACGCTGGGGAGTTCCGCCGAAGCGGTGGCCGGCTTCATGGGCGAGGTGAGCCGTGGCTTGCCCGAAGCCCGGATCATTCTCCAGAATGCGCCGGCCCCGCGCGGCAGCGACCTTTCTCCGGAGACGATCCTCGCCGTCGTCGGGCAGATTCCCGCGATCACCTATGTGAAGGAGGAGACGCTGCCGGCCGGTCCCGCCATCTCCCGCATGCTCGAGGATGCGCCGTCGCATCTTGCGGGCGTCATCGGCGGCGGCGGTGCGCGCTACATCCTCGACGAATATGCGCGTGGCGCTTGTGCGGCCATGCCGGCATTAGAGATCGCCGCGCATCATGTGGCGCTCGACCGCGCCTATCGGTCAGGTGATCGCGAGCTGGCACGGGAAATCTATGTGAGAACGCTGCCGCTGCTGGCGCTTCAGGCAGTCTACCGCATGCGGCTCACCAAGCACGTGCTGATGCGGCGCGGTGTCTGCGAGAACACCATCGTGCGCGCGCCGACGCCCGAGCTCGATGCCCAGGCGATTGCGGACATCGATGCCTGCCTCGCCGAGATCGATGCGCTGGCGCTCCCCACAGGAGCAGCTTCCAGGATGGCGGGAGCCATCGGATGA
- a CDS encoding mandelate racemase/muconate lactonizing enzyme family protein produces MTDRVASVEVFTLTIPRETPYLGASRPGEEPNARGYLVRKGNKTVYPTFDRSVLVRIRTKDGVTGWGETYGLVAPGAVIAIIEDLLADFTIGRDPAAPTAIHDDLYDLMRVRGYTGGFYVDALAAIDIALWDIAGKIAGKSIAEMLGGQARARIPAYVSGLPEKTREARAELAQHWRERGFSSFKFALPVADDGPGAEFATLRDRLGPDVRIACDMHWAHTPEEAIALIEEMVPHAPWFAEAPVRTENIAGLAQVCAAVNVPVAVGEEWRTVYDMHHRVPQCAISIVQPEMGHKGITEFMRIGAYAGEHGMEVIPHATIGAGIFLAASLQASAALKNVAAHEFQHSIFEPNRRLLAGDMDCREGAYTAPGGPGLGVEPSQEALRLLKRN; encoded by the coding sequence ATGACCGACCGCGTCGCCAGCGTCGAGGTTTTCACCCTCACCATCCCGCGCGAGACGCCCTATCTCGGCGCTTCACGGCCGGGGGAGGAGCCGAACGCGCGCGGCTATCTCGTGCGCAAGGGCAACAAGACCGTTTATCCCACCTTCGACCGCAGTGTGCTCGTGCGAATCCGTACAAAGGATGGTGTGACCGGCTGGGGTGAGACCTACGGCCTCGTGGCGCCGGGTGCGGTGATCGCCATCATCGAGGACCTGCTAGCGGACTTCACCATCGGTCGCGACCCGGCCGCTCCCACCGCCATCCATGACGATCTCTACGACCTGATGCGCGTGCGCGGCTATACGGGCGGCTTCTATGTCGATGCGCTCGCGGCCATCGACATCGCGCTCTGGGACATCGCGGGAAAGATCGCTGGCAAATCTATCGCGGAAATGCTCGGCGGACAGGCGAGGGCGCGCATTCCCGCCTATGTCTCCGGCCTGCCGGAAAAGACGCGAGAGGCGCGCGCCGAACTTGCGCAGCATTGGCGCGAGCGCGGCTTTTCCTCCTTCAAGTTCGCCCTGCCGGTGGCGGACGATGGGCCGGGCGCGGAGTTCGCCACCTTGCGTGACCGTCTAGGCCCGGATGTGCGGATCGCCTGCGACATGCATTGGGCGCACACGCCCGAAGAAGCGATCGCGCTCATCGAGGAGATGGTGCCGCACGCCCCCTGGTTCGCCGAGGCGCCCGTGCGCACGGAGAACATCGCCGGGCTCGCACAGGTCTGCGCAGCGGTGAATGTGCCCGTCGCCGTGGGGGAGGAGTGGCGCACCGTCTACGACATGCACCACCGCGTACCGCAATGCGCCATCTCCATCGTGCAGCCGGAGATGGGGCACAAGGGCATCACCGAATTCATGCGCATCGGCGCCTATGCCGGGGAGCACGGCATGGAGGTCATCCCGCACGCCACCATCGGGGCGGGCATCTTCCTGGCCGCCAGCCTGCAGGCGAGTGCTGCGCTTAAAAACGTCGCCGCGCACGAGTTCCAGCACTCCATCTTCGAGCCGAACCGCCGGCTGCTTGCGGGCGACATGGATTGCCGCGAGGGCGCCTACACCGCGCCCGGTGGCCCGGGACTCGGGGTGGAACCCTCGCAAGAGGCTCTAAGACTGTTGAAAAGAAACTGA
- a CDS encoding sugar ABC transporter substrate-binding protein, translating into MRLIRTAAAATLAGFLAATSLTPAFAATLKFVSWQKDEKGVGDWWAELIKTFEEQHPGTTIEWTKVERAAYADTMTTLFAGGQPPQIVHLASFEFQTFADNGWLEDLGPWIEKAGIDMNGWAGQDTCRWNGETVCVMLLYFGYIMGYNEEILNEAGLEVPTSWEEFEAALKATTKDLNGDGIVDQFGTGHETKGGAGQYLSEMLNYVLDAGAYWTDKEGNITIDTPEMVEGLRRWKEVVSQNYTPRDMSAGEVRKLFADGKIALKLDGPWLYPIMEEGAAFDKLALAMPAFSPPVGGSSNVLAMASEISDEEKQLVWDFIALAMSPEFQSKYATVANSTPPSPNADVTGAEETTPHFDLLVKAQKAAAAAGVDRIPTGLELQYNEFSKMVQEEAQRMIIQDLDPAEVARTMQAKAEEIQGQ; encoded by the coding sequence ATGCGTCTGATCAGAACCGCGGCCGCCGCGACTCTCGCCGGCTTCCTGGCGGCAACCTCGCTCACGCCGGCCTTCGCCGCGACCCTGAAATTCGTCTCGTGGCAGAAGGACGAGAAGGGCGTGGGCGACTGGTGGGCCGAGCTCATCAAGACCTTCGAGGAGCAGCATCCCGGCACCACGATCGAATGGACCAAGGTGGAGCGTGCGGCCTATGCCGACACGATGACCACGCTCTTTGCCGGCGGGCAGCCGCCACAGATCGTCCACCTCGCCTCCTTCGAGTTCCAGACCTTCGCCGACAATGGCTGGCTGGAGGATCTCGGCCCCTGGATCGAGAAGGCCGGCATCGACATGAACGGCTGGGCGGGGCAGGACACCTGCCGCTGGAACGGCGAGACCGTCTGCGTGATGCTGCTCTATTTCGGCTACATCATGGGCTACAATGAGGAAATCCTGAACGAGGCCGGGCTCGAGGTCCCCACCAGTTGGGAGGAGTTCGAGGCGGCGCTCAAGGCCACCACCAAGGACTTGAACGGCGACGGCATCGTCGACCAGTTCGGCACCGGACACGAGACCAAGGGTGGCGCCGGCCAGTACCTCTCCGAGATGCTGAACTATGTGCTGGACGCCGGCGCCTACTGGACCGACAAGGAAGGCAACATCACCATCGACACGCCGGAGATGGTCGAGGGCCTCAGGCGCTGGAAGGAAGTCGTCTCGCAGAACTATACCCCGCGCGACATGTCGGCGGGCGAGGTGCGCAAGCTCTTTGCGGACGGCAAGATCGCGCTCAAGCTCGACGGCCCGTGGCTCTATCCGATCATGGAGGAGGGGGCGGCCTTCGACAAGCTTGCGCTTGCCATGCCGGCCTTCTCCCCGCCCGTCGGCGGCTCGTCCAACGTGCTGGCCATGGCGAGCGAGATTTCCGACGAGGAAAAGCAGCTCGTCTGGGATTTCATCGCGCTCGCCATGTCGCCGGAGTTCCAGTCGAAATACGCGACCGTCGCCAATTCCACGCCGCCGAGCCCGAACGCGGATGTGACGGGCGCCGAGGAGACGACGCCCCATTTCGATCTCTTGGTGAAGGCCCAGAAGGCTGCGGCCGCCGCCGGCGTGGACCGCATCCCGACCGGCCTTGAGCTCCAGTACAACGAGTTCTCCAAAATGGTGCAGGAGGAGGCGCAGCGGATGATCATTCAGGATCTCGATCCCGCCGAAGTCGCCAGGACCATGCAGGCCAAGGCCGAGGAGATCCAGGGGCAGTGA
- a CDS encoding sugar ABC transporter permease, with protein sequence MNITETSHLPAAQTKARRRAFLDLARPSRQHWLGYILLAPAVILVAAIIVYPLIISIDLSFQDVKLPRMGAPRKPFTLENYQRLFSSPEFWQTCWVTLRLVVVVTAASLVVGLGTALLVNNRFRGRRLARLAVALPWAVPEVIATVIFAWIFDSSFGLMGWLFIKLGLANQMVAWFSDTTAAFWVVATTMVWKGYPFVSIMALAGLQSIPEDFYNAAKVDGANAFQRLRWITIPSLMPVLGVTMVLVTLWVFRDFSIIKVLTDGGPLKATQTLSIMTYNEAFGFFKFGYASAVGVITLLLCVVASLAMLGRGSKAMY encoded by the coding sequence ATGAACATCACCGAGACGAGCCATCTCCCGGCCGCCCAGACGAAGGCGAGGCGCCGCGCGTTCCTCGATCTCGCCCGCCCCAGCCGCCAGCATTGGCTCGGCTATATCCTGCTTGCGCCGGCGGTGATCCTCGTCGCGGCCATCATCGTCTATCCGCTGATCATCTCCATCGACCTCTCGTTCCAGGACGTGAAGCTGCCGCGCATGGGCGCGCCGCGCAAACCCTTCACGCTCGAAAACTACCAGAGGTTGTTCTCCTCACCCGAGTTCTGGCAGACCTGCTGGGTAACGCTGAGGCTGGTGGTCGTTGTCACGGCCGCCTCTCTCGTCGTCGGGCTCGGCACCGCACTTCTTGTGAACAACCGCTTTCGCGGGCGCAGGCTGGCGCGGCTCGCCGTGGCGCTCCCGTGGGCGGTGCCGGAGGTGATCGCGACGGTCATCTTCGCCTGGATCTTCGATTCCTCCTTCGGGCTCATGGGCTGGCTCTTCATCAAGCTCGGCCTTGCCAATCAGATGGTCGCCTGGTTCTCCGATACGACAGCCGCCTTCTGGGTCGTGGCCACAACCATGGTCTGGAAGGGCTATCCCTTCGTCTCGATCATGGCGCTGGCCGGCCTCCAGTCCATCCCGGAGGATTTCTACAACGCGGCCAAGGTGGATGGCGCCAACGCCTTCCAGCGCCTGCGCTGGATCACCATTCCCTCGTTGATGCCGGTGCTGGGCGTGACGATGGTGCTCGTCACGCTGTGGGTCTTCCGCGATTTCTCCATCATCAAGGTGCTGACGGATGGCGGGCCGCTCAAGGCCACGCAGACGCTCTCGATCATGACCTACAACGAAGCCTTCGGCTTCTTCAAATTCGGCTATGCCTCGGCCGTCGGCGTGATCACCCTTCTCCTGTGTGTTGTCGCGAGCCTTGCCATGCTCGGCCGCGGCAGCAAGGCCATGTATTGA
- a CDS encoding carbohydrate ABC transporter permease, with product MNRTTSQNIALYAGVIAVCAFLLFPIYWLFVTALATSAELTQLPPTFWPESPQWETFAKVWAERPIPLWLLNSTLAALGSVILSMFVSVLAGYSLSRFSVRGGHSLGLFILTAKMLPATLLVIPLFSIFRSVGLVGSLWSLVIAHSTLIVPFTTWMMKGYFDTIPRELEQAAMVDGCSPLSAMVRVILPVATPGLAATALYAFVLSWADYAYARTFLTNEQGSWTANLGITTMKGEYVTDWNEIAAAAVFIAIPIIVIYLFLERYLVGGLTAGAEK from the coding sequence ATGAACCGAACCACTTCCCAGAACATAGCGCTCTATGCCGGCGTCATAGCCGTCTGCGCGTTCCTGCTCTTCCCGATCTATTGGCTGTTCGTCACGGCGCTGGCCACTAGCGCGGAGCTGACGCAGCTTCCGCCCACCTTCTGGCCTGAGAGCCCGCAATGGGAGACCTTCGCCAAGGTCTGGGCCGAGCGGCCGATCCCGCTCTGGCTCCTGAACTCCACCCTTGCCGCGCTCGGCTCGGTGATCCTCTCCATGTTCGTCTCGGTGCTCGCGGGCTACAGCCTGTCGCGCTTCTCCGTGCGCGGCGGGCACAGCCTCGGCCTCTTCATCCTGACGGCGAAGATGCTGCCGGCGACCCTGCTCGTCATCCCCCTCTTCAGCATCTTCCGCAGCGTGGGGCTCGTCGGCAGCCTGTGGTCGCTCGTGATTGCTCATTCCACTTTGATCGTTCCCTTCACCACCTGGATGATGAAGGGCTATTTCGACACGATCCCGCGCGAGCTGGAGCAGGCGGCGATGGTGGACGGCTGCTCTCCGCTTTCCGCCATGGTCCGCGTCATTCTGCCGGTCGCCACGCCGGGGCTCGCAGCCACTGCACTCTACGCCTTCGTGCTCTCCTGGGCGGACTACGCCTATGCGCGCACCTTCCTTACCAACGAGCAGGGAAGCTGGACCGCCAATCTCGGCATCACCACCATGAAGGGCGAGTACGTGACCGACTGGAACGAGATCGCCGCGGCCGCCGTCTTCATCGCCATTCCCATCATCGTAATCTACCTGTTCCTCGAGCGTTACCTGGTCGGCGGCCTCACCGCCGGCGCGGAGAAATAA
- a CDS encoding ABC transporter ATP-binding protein — protein MASISIQNVYKNYGTLNVLKAFSLEIEDGEFVVLVGPSGCGKSTMLKILAGLEPASGGRVLIGGRDVTDLAPGDRDIAMVFQNYALYPHLTVRDNIGFGLKMRGIPAAEISKRVDEAARILAVEHLLDRRPKQLSGGQRQRVALGRAIVREPQAFLMDEPLSNLDAKLRVHMRAEISALHKRIGVTTIYVTHDQIEAMTMADRVVIMKDGLIQQIADPDTLFQKPKNLFVAGFIGSPGMNFLSAVPADGAAIRLFGKEVPVNVSADRLRQAHSSGGIVAGIRPEYISTDEGGTEFIVRPSLIESLGSEKYVYFDAGEHAFSGGLSDDEARKGLIARLAHSRPLAEGEELKLSFDPAQLHLFEGKSGEALN, from the coding sequence ATGGCCAGCATCAGCATCCAGAACGTCTACAAGAACTACGGCACGTTGAACGTCCTCAAGGCGTTCTCGCTGGAGATCGAGGACGGCGAGTTCGTCGTGCTCGTCGGCCCCTCCGGCTGCGGCAAATCCACCATGCTCAAGATCCTCGCGGGACTGGAGCCCGCCTCCGGCGGCCGCGTCCTGATCGGCGGGCGGGACGTGACGGACCTGGCGCCCGGCGACCGCGATATCGCCATGGTGTTCCAGAACTACGCGCTCTATCCGCATCTGACCGTGCGCGACAATATCGGCTTCGGGCTGAAGATGCGCGGCATTCCCGCCGCCGAGATAAGCAAGCGGGTGGATGAGGCCGCGCGCATCCTCGCCGTGGAGCACCTGCTCGACCGTCGGCCGAAGCAGCTCTCGGGCGGGCAGCGCCAGCGCGTGGCCTTGGGCCGCGCCATCGTGCGCGAGCCGCAGGCCTTCCTCATGGACGAGCCGCTGTCGAACCTCGACGCCAAGCTGCGCGTCCATATGCGCGCGGAGATCAGCGCCCTGCACAAGCGCATCGGCGTCACCACCATCTATGTCACGCACGACCAGATCGAGGCCATGACCATGGCCGACCGCGTCGTGATCATGAAGGACGGCCTCATCCAACAGATCGCTGATCCCGACACGCTGTTCCAGAAGCCGAAGAACCTGTTCGTGGCCGGCTTCATCGGCTCGCCGGGCATGAATTTCCTGTCCGCCGTCCCGGCCGACGGCGCCGCCATCAGGCTCTTCGGCAAGGAAGTGCCGGTCAATGTCAGCGCCGACCGCCTGCGCCAGGCGCATTCCAGTGGCGGCATCGTCGCGGGCATCCGCCCCGAATACATCTCGACTGACGAGGGCGGCACGGAATTCATCGTCCGCCCCAGTCTGATCGAGAGCCTCGGCTCGGAGAAATACGTCTATTTCGATGCGGGGGAGCATGCTTTTAGCGGCGGCCTGAGCGACGATGAGGCCCGCAAGGGCCTCATCGCCAGGCTCGCGCATTCGAGGCCGCTTGCGGAAGGAGAAGAACTGAAACTCTCCTTCGACCCCGCCCAACTCCATCTTTTCGAGGGGAAGAGCGGCGAGGCGCTGAACTAA